From the Winogradskyella forsetii genome, the window TTTCGGTAGGTTTCCGCAACTTAAACCATTTTCGCTTATATTGGTCTAAAATTTTATAACACCAAAATCACAATACAATGATTACTAAAACATTAAAAACTGGAATTGCATTAATTGCAGTAGCTTCATTTTCATTTGTAGGAGCTCAAGAAAAGCAAGACATAAAGCCCCAATTAAAAAAGGATAAACTTGAAATAAAAAAGGATAGATCGGAGCGCATGTTCAAGCACCTCGACATCAATGCTGATAATAGTATCACCTTGGAGGAGTTTAAAGAAAAACGCGTGAAGGATCCTTCTAATGAGGAAAAAACTGAAAAACAATTTGCAGAAATTGATACGGATAAAAATGAATCCATAGACAGAAAAGAGTTTAAAATCTATTTTGAATCTAACCTTAAACCAACTAGGATCGAAAACAAAATAAATACAAAAAACAATAAGAATACTGTAGAGAAAGGATAGTTTTCCTTTTTTCTAAAATATCGTAAAAAATCCTCTAAATGTTTAGGGGATTTTTTTTATTCAAAAACTTTCTCAATACGTCTAAAATATTGGCAAAATAGCATTTTATTCATCAATAGATTTTGTATATTTTAATCCAGAAATTCATCTAAGGAAACAGATGTAACCATTGTTGGTTTTGAGGATTTCATTGGTGTGACTGTAGTTTCCAATAGTTATAACGAAATATACATGCCATCTTGATGGAATTCTGCGTTGGTTTAACTACCTATAAAAGCTGGATGACCAGGATAAATAATTACTGTTATGAAATATCACATTATTATTACAAAAGTAAAAACTGTTGACGAGCTAAAAAATGCTTGGACCGACGATGATTATGTCGCATTATTAAATCAATTTGGACTTGAAGATGCAGGAAACGCTACAACTCCTGAATTGTTGGAATTATTGGCTATGGCTATTTCCGATTTTGAACCTGAAGAAGCCGCGGCTATTGTTTTAAATTACAAATTGTCTGATCATCTTAATGAGAATCAGATAGCGCAAATTTCGCACGAAATGTTATTGGACAAAATTTCAGAAGAATATGCTGATATCAGTTTACATCATCAATTATTTAATATCAACCAGTTATTATATAAAGCCTACAATGGTAGTTTTCCAAGTGCCAAAGCCACTATAGTTGAATTTGAAATCACACCCAATAAAGACATTACTAAAGAAGTGGTTTTAAAAGCGTTCGATAAAACATTGGCAAATAACAACGTTATTAAACGTTTGTTCTCAAAACAACTCGCAGGAAAAGAAGAATTTGATGAAGCTGAATCCATTGTTTGGGATTTAACTGCGGACGAAAACAATAGTTACATATTAACCACATCTGAATATTGGATAAGCAAAGATGAATTTAAGGATGCCGAATTTGACGCTAATGTCATCGAATTTGAACCCGAAGACGATTAACAAAAAATTTTTGAATTATGACTATCAACAAGAAAACAATTAGCAAAGGATTTATTATTGCAGGTATAATGAATTTGTCAGTTTTGGTATTTTCAAAACTATTTACCAATCCTGTTATTCCAGAATTTGATCCAGATGTGATGTCCACATTCGGTTTGGTGATGATTGTACTTTGGGGATTGGCCTATGTAGCCGTTGCAAAAAGCTATTATAAAGTAAAGTGGTTGGTTAGGGTCTTCGCTATTGAAAAATTGGTTTATGTTGTGGTCTGGATTCAATGGCTTTTGAACAACAACCTTTCAGATGTTTTTGAGAAGGATATATTAGCAGGGCTTTTCTATTCCGTGTATGGCGTTAACGATTTACTTTTTTGTGTGTTTTTCACCTATGTATTTTTGACCCTTAAAAACTCAAATGAAGATGTAGTAAAAGTTTAGGTCAACTAAAAA encodes:
- a CDS encoding EF-hand domain-containing protein, encoding MITKTLKTGIALIAVASFSFVGAQEKQDIKPQLKKDKLEIKKDRSERMFKHLDINADNSITLEEFKEKRVKDPSNEEKTEKQFAEIDTDKNESIDRKEFKIYFESNLKPTRIENKINTKNNKNTVEKG